GGCGCCCGCGACAGCCGCTAGAACCGCGCGAGCGACGTCGGCATGCACGTTTGGTCGTAGTCGGCTTGGCGCATGTAGATCTGCCCATCGTGGGGCTGCCACGCGCCGGGAAGCCACTGGTACGCCTCCGCGAGGCCCGCCATGTTGAGGTTCGAGATGCATTGCCGGTAGGTCGCCACGGCCCCGGCCATGGGATCCAGAAGCTCGTCCTTGACCGCGGACGGATACGGTGTTCCGAAGCTGTCGCTTCCGTGGGTGTGCCCGGCGGCCAGGCAATGCCCGAACTCGTGCAGGGCAAGGTTGCGCAATCGCATCGGGTGGACGTCTGCCACGCGGCTTCCCGCGCCCGTGTTCCAGACGGTGCAAAGCTCCATGGGGTTGGAGCCACGCGCTTGCACGAAGTACGGCGGATAGGTGGGCAAGCCCAGACCGAGATGGAACAGGAACGCGGTGCGGTCGTTCACCATGGCGCTCACAACGAGGATGCGCGCGTCCGCGACGTCCTGGAGCGTCGCATCCACGCCCAAGACCTTCGTCGTGTACGTGACGTGGGCAAGCTGCGGGTGCTCGTCTTCGAATTCACGAAGCGCCCAGTTCCAATAGTCGATCGCCTCGAGGACGGCCTGCGTGCCGACGTCGATCGTAAGGAGCGTCGGGTTGAGAAGCGTGCCGTCACGAGCGACGTACGCCGATGGAACGACCACGACTGTCATGCCGGTCGGATGCGCGTGGTGGTCGTTGATGAGGGATTGGTAGTGGGTTGCAGGCGTGGGGTGCGTGGTGGCCCCCGTCAGGGGCCCGGCCAGCGCCAGGACGACCGCGACGGCTAGAACGGCGGTTCTCATCTTGCTCTCCCGAGTCTTTCCACAGCCTCGTTCCTAAAAAGGGTTCTCGGGAGACTGTTGTCAAACCGGCTTGCCAAGTCGCAGCTGCGGGTAGGCCAGGCGTGCGAAAGCCATATGTAGAAGCTCCGCTCTATGCGGCTCCCGGTGTTCTCCATGGCGACTCCGACCGGTCAGCCCCAGGTTCTCATCCTCAAGGAAGGCACGGAGCGGACCCGCGGCCGCGACGCACAGAGCACGAACATCGACGCCGCCATCGCGGTGAGCGACGCCGTCCGGTCGTGCCTTGGCCCCCGCGGCATGGACAAGATGCTCGTCGACAGCCTCGGCGACGTGACCGTCACAAGCGACGGCGCGACCGTGCTCAAGGAGATCGACATCAAGCACCCCGCCGCGAAGATGGTGGCCGAGGTCGCAAAGACGCTCTCCGACGAGGTGGGAGACGGCACGACGACTGCCGTCGTCCTGGCCGGGGAACTTCTCAAGCAGGCCCGCGCGCTTGCGCCCGATGTCCACCCCACGATCATCGCCCAGGGCTACGCCGCCGCCCGCCGGCGCGCCGCCGAGGTCCTCTCGGACATGGCCGCGCCCATCACGGTCCGCGAGCGCAAGCGCCTGGAGGCCGTGGCCTCCACGGCCATCACGGGCAAGGCCGACGACGCCCTGCGCGTCCAGCTTGCCGACATCGTCGCAAGCGCCGTCACGGCCATCGCCGACGACACGGCCGCGGGCCTTGAGGTCGACCCCGAGAACGTCATGATCCTGAAGAAGAAGGGCGAGAGCGCCGCCTCGACCGAGCTCCTGCAGGGCATCGCGCTGGACAAGGAGCGCGTGCACGAAGGCATGCCCGTTCGCGTCGAGGACGCCCGCATCGCGCTTCTCAACGTCGCGCTCGAGTTCCGCAAGACGGAGATCGACGCGAAGATCAAGATCACCCACACGGGCGACCGCCAGGGTTTCCTCGAGCAGGAGGAGGCCTTCGTGCGCGACCTCGTCCAAAAGGTGCTCGACGCGGGCGCAAACGTCGTCGTCTGCCAGAAGGGCGTCGACGACCACGCGCAGAACCTGCTCGCGCGGGCGGGCGCGTACGCCGTGCGGCGCGTGAAGAAGAGCGACATGGAGAAGCTCGCGCGCGCCACCGGAGGCCGGCTCGTCCAGAATCTCGACGACCTCTCGCCAAACGATCTCGGCAAGGCGCGCCTCGTGGACGAGCGCAGGGTGGGCGGCGACCGCGTGACCTTCGTCACCGGCTGCAAGAACCCGCGCTCGGTCACGATCCTCGTGCGCGCGGCCACCGAGCAGAAGATCGACGAGATCGAGCGCGCGCTCGACGACGCGCTGCGCGCCACGGCCGCCGCGGCCGTCGACGGCAAGGTCCTTCCCGGCGGCGCCGCGCCCGAGGCCGAGGTCGCGCTTGCGCTTCGCAAGCACGCGACGACGCTTTCCGGACGCGACCAGTTGGCCGTGCTCGCGTTTGCGAAGGCCGTCGAGGCGGTCCCGCGCACGCTTGCGGAGAACGCCGGCGCCTCGGCCATCGACGCCCTCGTCGCCCTGCGAAACGCGCACGAGCGCGGCGAGAAGACCGCCGGGCTCTCGGCCGCCGACGCCAAGCCCATCGACATGGTGCGCGAGGGCGTCCTCGAGCCCCTCCGCGTGAAGCGGCAGGCGTTCCACAGCGCCACCGAAGCGGCGATCCTCATCCTTCGCATCGACGACGTGATCGCGGCCAAGGAGCTCAAGAGCGAGGGCAAAGAAGGCGCCGGCGCCCACTAGTGGGGCGAAGGGGGCGGCGGCGGGGGCTTCTCCTTGAGAAGCCCAAGCGCATACGCGAGATCCCCGTGCGGGGGGGCAAGCTCGGAGTGCGACGCGGCCTCGAAGTCGAGGAACCGAAGCTCACTCCACCACGGCGCAAGGGCCTTGCGAGGGACGATCTCAACCTCGAAGACAAAGCAAAGGTCCCACGGCTCGCGCGACCGGTCGGGCCTGCGGCTTCCGCCAAGCGACCACGCGCGCGCGGCGAGAAGGCGGAAGTTCTCCACGAGAAGCTGCCCGTTGAGGACGCGCTCGGCGGCGTGGTCGGGATGCTCGCCCTCGGCCACGTACGCGGCCGGCAAGCGCCACCGCACGCCCGAGGACTCCGGAAGCGGCGCACCGCTCCACTCGCGCCAGCGCGGATGCGCGACGTTGGGCCGCCCCGCCAGGACGCGACCCTCGGCGTCGCGCGCGATCGCGACGGCGCAAAGGCCAAGATCGTACTCGAGGGCCGTCCCGCGCGGGTAGCGCGCCAACCCGTTCATGGTTCACCGGTCTTGCCCGATCCGGCTGGCCGTGGGGCCCCGCTGCCCCTGGTACTTGCTCCCGCGCGCCTCCCCGTACGGGCGCTCGGCCGGGCTCGACATCTTGTAGATGGCGATCTGCGAGACGCGCATGCCCGGCGTAAGCGCCACGGGAACTCGCCCCAGGTTCGAAAGCTCGAGCGTGATGTGCCCCTTGAACCCGGGATCGATGAAGCCCGCCGTCGCGTGCACGACAAGCGCCAGGCGCCCGAGGCTCGAGCGCCCCTCCACGCGCGCGACGAGGTCGTCGGGAAGCTCCAACCACTCGTGCGTCGTCCCCAGGGCGAACTCGCCCGGGTGCATGATGAACTTCTCCCCGTCGGCGACCGAGAGACGCTCGGTGAACTGGTCGAGGTTCGACGTGTTCTTGGGGTCGATGTAGGGAACGTGCGCGTTCTTGAAGACAAGAAAGTCGTGCCCCAAGCGAAGGTCGATCGAGGCGGGTTGGATCTGCAATTCGGGATTGTCCAGCGGGTCCACCACGAGGTCCTTGGCCTTGAAGAGCCGCTCCTTGATGTCCCGGTCGGACAGGATCACGCGGGGGCATGGGGAGCATGATTTAAAGCCTTGCCGCGGGCTTGCGCCGCGATGACGCACGACGCGTCCGACGCGGCGGAACTCGCGCTCCTTCGCCAGAGCGTCCGCGAGCTTGCCGAGCGCGACCTCGCCGCGAGCGCGCACGCCGTCGGGCGCGGCGCGTGGCCGGCGCACGGCCTTGCCGCGTGCGGGGGCATGGGCCTTCTGGGCTTGGCCGCGCCGACGGACGAAGGCGGCTCGGGCCTCGGCGAGTCGGGACTCGCGGTCGGCATCGAGGAAATCGCGCGCGCCTGCGGCTCGACGGGCGCCGTCGTCCTTTCGCACAACCTCGCCGTCCACGCGCTTGCCGTTGCCGCTCCGGGCGAGCCGCTTGAAGACCTCGCGCGCGGGCGCGTGATCGCCACCCTTGCGATCGGCGACGCCGCGCCGGTCCGCGCGGAGGAAGGCGTCCGAGGCGTCGTGGCCGCCACTCGGTCCGACATCGTGCTCGCGCCCGCCGCCGACGGGCTTCGCAACTACGACGCCGCCACGCTCGAACGCGTCGCGACGCCCCTGCACGGGCTTTCGGGCGCGGCCGTGGGGACCGTCGAGCTGGCGGGCGCCCCGGGCACGAGCGCAGGCACGTTCCCGGCACGATGGGCCGCGATCGGATGGGCCGCCCTCTCGCTTGGCATCGCGCAGGCGGCCGTCGACGCCGCGCACGCGTTTGCCGCCGAGCGGCGGCAGTTTGGCCGCTCCATCGCGACGTTCGAGGCGGTCGCCTTCAAGCTCGCCGAGATGCGCGCGTCCGTCCGCGCGGCAAGGCTGCTCCTGCACGACGCCGCGGCGGAGCCCGATCCCGCCCGCGCGCACGAGGCGCGCTTCGTGTGCGCGCAGACGGCCGTCGACGTGGCGGCCACGGCGCTCAAGATCCACGGAGGCTCCGGCTTCCTCACCGACTTCCCGGTCGAACGGCACCTTCGCGACGCGCGCACGGCGGCGGTCCTCGGAGGCTCCGTCGACCACCACAAGCGCATGGCAAGCGCCGGCGCGCTGCGCTAGCGGGACAGCGCCGCGCGAACGGGCGCGGCGTCGGCGCCCTCGACGGCCAAGGGAAGCGCAAGCAGCTTCGCGTCGCCCGGTGGCGCGCGGCGAAGGTCGAGGCTTTCCAGGAACCGCACGCCCGACGCGAAGAACGCGCGGTGAGCGGCGAGGTTCCCGGCGTTGGCCGCGTCCCATCCGTCCACGCTTGGCACGTCGATCCCAACGAGGCGAACGCCCGCGTCGCAAAGCGCCTGCGCGCCTTCGCGGGTGAACGCTGCAAAGCCGTACGGAAACGCCCCCGAATTCTCCCATTGGCCCGTGCGGAACAGCACGCGCTCCCCGCCGCGCAGGCCAAGCCCTTCGACGACGGCGGCCTCGATGGGTGCGGAAGCGTCGACCACGCGCGCGGGACCGACGAACGCGTCGAGGACGAGCCACTCGGTCGCCGGCGCGCCGTCGGCAAGGTGCAAGGGCGTGTCCGCGTGCGTGCCGAGGTGAAGGCCCGTTTCGAGAAGCGCGAGGTTCGTGGATGCGCCATCGGCCACGCGGCGGCAGGGTTCGAGCCGAAGCGGCGGATCGCCCGGCCACGCGGCCACGCGCAAAGAGAGCGGGCGTGTGATGTCGACGAGCACGCGGGGGCACCGGGTCAAGCGAGGAAAGCCTTTGCGAGTTTACTGCGCAATTGCGCAGTAACGAACGACTCCGGGGGGCAAAGCCCCCCGGACCCCCCAGGTTATTTCCGGGGGGACTCCCCGGTCGTCCCCCCGGACCCCCCTACCTGACGCGCACGGCAGGATTTGAACCTGCGAGGGCCGAAGCCCAGTAGATCTCAAGTCTACCGCCGTTGACCGCTTGGCTACGTGCGCAACAAGCCTTTCTCGCGGCCGGCTCGCTCGCCTCGTGGCGTCGCTCGCCGGCCGCTGAAAGCCTTGACGCAAAGGCGCGCGCGGCGCCCTCGCGCGGCGCGCCGCGCGTCGGGCTGCGCGCGCCGCGGAAGGGAACGGAGAACCGGTTCTTCAATCAATCCTTGGGCGCCGCCGCAAGCCCGTCGGCGGGATCGGGGTCGCGCGGCCCGTGGGGACCCGGGTCGGCGGCGTTTGCAAGCTCGTCCACGTGGGTGCCCTCCCAGAGCGGCACGCCCGCGTGGTAGGCGGCGCGCGCGATGAGGTGCGCGGCGACGGGCACCGTGAGGTACAGAAAGCCGATCGCGGCAAGCGCGCGCGCCGTGACGCCCGCCTGCCCGAAGTGGAGCGCGACGGCGCCGAGCATGAGCCCGGCGGCGAGGCTCGAGGCCTTCGTCGAGGCCTGCATGCGCATGTACACGTCGGGCATGCGGAGGATTCCGATCGAGGCGATGAGCATCCACGCCGCGCCGGTGGCCAGAAGCGCGGCGACGACAAGATCGTTCACGTCTTGCCTCCCGCGCGGCGCGCAAGCGACTGCGCAAAGCCGATCGTGGCGAGGAAGGTGATGAGGGCAAGCACGATGCCCACGTCGAGGAGGACGGGCGTGTCGGAGGCGACCGAGTGGACGGCGAGGATGCCAAGCACGATGATCGTGGAGAGGTCGAAGGCGACGACGCGGTCGGGCAGCGACGGCCCCTGCAGCAGGCGGACGAACGTGAGCACGAGGGCGACGCCGAGGATGGCGAAGGTGACGTCGAGCACGATCGCGTACTCGCCAAGGGTGTGGCTCATCGCATCAGCTCCGCCACGGGGTCGCCGAAGTTGCGCTGCACGTGCCGGCGCAGTTCCTCGACGTCGCGCACGTACATCGCGTGGATGAAGAGGGTCTTCTTGTCGTCCGACACGTCGAGGCTCAGCGTGCCGGGCGTCATGGTAAGCAGGCTTGCCAGGAGCGTGATCTC
This DNA window, taken from Candidatus Thermoplasmatota archaeon, encodes the following:
- the mnhG gene encoding monovalent cation/H(+) antiporter subunit G; the encoded protein is MNDLVVAALLATGAAWMLIASIGILRMPDVYMRMQASTKASSLAAGLMLGAVALHFGQAGVTARALAAIGFLYLTVPVAAHLIARAAYHAGVPLWEGTHVDELANAADPGPHGPRDPDPADGLAAAPKD
- a CDS encoding cyclase family protein; the encoded protein is MLVDITRPLSLRVAAWPGDPPLRLEPCRRVADGASTNLALLETGLHLGTHADTPLHLADGAPATEWLVLDAFVGPARVVDASAPIEAAVVEGLGLRGGERVLFRTGQWENSGAFPYGFAAFTREGAQALCDAGVRLVGIDVPSVDGWDAANAGNLAAHRAFFASGVRFLESLDLRRAPPGDAKLLALPLAVEGADAAPVRAALSR
- a CDS encoding monovalent cation/H+ antiporter complex subunit F, with the protein product MSHTLGEYAIVLDVTFAILGVALVLTFVRLLQGPSLPDRVVAFDLSTIIVLGILAVHSVASDTPVLLDVGIVLALITFLATIGFAQSLARRAGGKT
- a CDS encoding acyl-CoA dehydrogenase family protein; this encodes MTHDASDAAELALLRQSVRELAERDLAASAHAVGRGAWPAHGLAACGGMGLLGLAAPTDEGGSGLGESGLAVGIEEIARACGSTGAVVLSHNLAVHALAVAAPGEPLEDLARGRVIATLAIGDAAPVRAEEGVRGVVAATRSDIVLAPAADGLRNYDAATLERVATPLHGLSGAAVGTVELAGAPGTSAGTFPARWAAIGWAALSLGIAQAAVDAAHAFAAERRQFGRSIATFEAVAFKLAEMRASVRAARLLLHDAAAEPDPARAHEARFVCAQTAVDVAATALKIHGGSGFLTDFPVERHLRDARTAAVLGGSVDHHKRMASAGALR
- the thsA gene encoding thermosome subunit alpha, which produces MATPTGQPQVLILKEGTERTRGRDAQSTNIDAAIAVSDAVRSCLGPRGMDKMLVDSLGDVTVTSDGATVLKEIDIKHPAAKMVAEVAKTLSDEVGDGTTTAVVLAGELLKQARALAPDVHPTIIAQGYAAARRRAAEVLSDMAAPITVRERKRLEAVASTAITGKADDALRVQLADIVASAVTAIADDTAAGLEVDPENVMILKKKGESAASTELLQGIALDKERVHEGMPVRVEDARIALLNVALEFRKTEIDAKIKITHTGDRQGFLEQEEAFVRDLVQKVLDAGANVVVCQKGVDDHAQNLLARAGAYAVRRVKKSDMEKLARATGGRLVQNLDDLSPNDLGKARLVDERRVGGDRVTFVTGCKNPRSVTILVRAATEQKIDEIERALDDALRATAAAAVDGKVLPGGAAPEAEVALALRKHATTLSGRDQLAVLAFAKAVEAVPRTLAENAGASAIDALVALRNAHERGEKTAGLSAADAKPIDMVREGVLEPLRVKRQAFHSATEAAILILRIDDVIAAKELKSEGKEGAGAH
- the dcd gene encoding dCTP deaminase, whose translation is MILSDRDIKERLFKAKDLVVDPLDNPELQIQPASIDLRLGHDFLVFKNAHVPYIDPKNTSNLDQFTERLSVADGEKFIMHPGEFALGTTHEWLELPDDLVARVEGRSSLGRLALVVHATAGFIDPGFKGHITLELSNLGRVPVALTPGMRVSQIAIYKMSSPAERPYGEARGSKYQGQRGPTASRIGQDR